One stretch of Manis pentadactyla isolate mManPen7 chromosome 10, mManPen7.hap1, whole genome shotgun sequence DNA includes these proteins:
- the LOC118928540 gene encoding uncharacterized protein LOC118928540 isoform X2, with protein sequence MELSRTSVVKTERRPGLGRCKHFFWLGVVFDTVGATVLFTGVFADLLFSDLLLYLGSIIIFLSLLWWIFWYTGNIELTTEETLKGPLRVPSARPLEALTQSVSHRFFTIGNVPTTLLRMRQQRRRRRFLQRTASLSMTVSGQVERQMEKEDQDRNGMKSVQESGDAQEICREGLSPKPKAVKSSEGIPTPGPGDCPLGPEAGLPMFIKRPPTHLVQPEFTSSSLDQPLHPAILVSKSQPLVSLASRSQFPPITCVSTAVQNLQTLLHTQKTSRKSSLVQEISLGQSSSAQEFYKKPIAQAFETPADEKQSQEAPESHAPAAQAQQSVSPESAPLPRSGEERSSCLVQNQTPAI encoded by the exons CTTTTGGCTGGGCGTCGTCTTCGACACGGTGGGTGCGACCGTGCTGTTCACCGGCGTCTTCGCCGACCTGCTCTTCAGCGACCTGCTGCTCTACCTGGGCTCCATAATCATCTTCCTCAGCCTCCTCTGGTGGATCTTCTGGTACACCGGCAACATCGAGCTGACTACTGAAGAGACCTTGAAGGGGCCCTTACGCGTGCCCTCGGCCAGACCGTTGGAAGCCCTGACCCAGTCCGTCAGCCACCGCTTCTTCACCATCGGCAACGTTCCCACCACCCTCCTGCGGATGCGGCAGCAGCGCCGCCGCCGGCGGTTCCTTCAAAGGACTGCTTCTCTGAGTATGACGGTCTCGGGCCAGGTGGAAAGACAGATGGAAAAGGAGGACCAGGACAGAAACGGAATGAAGAGTGTCCAGGAGAGCGGTGACGCCCAAGAAATTTGCAGAGAGGGTCTGAGCCCCAAACCTAAAGCCGTCAAAAGTTCAGAGGGAATTCCCACCCCAGGCCCTGGTGATTGTCCTCTGGGCCCTGAGGCTGGTCTGCCAATGTTTATTAAACGACCACCGACACATCTGGTGCAGCCTGAGTTCACGTCATCTTCTCTGGACCAGCCTCTGCATCCAGCCATCCTCGTTTCTAAGAGTCAGCCTCTAGTTTCTTTGGCCTCTAGGAGCCAGTTTCCTCCCATCACTTGTGTTTCTACAG CTGTCCAGAACTTGCAGACTCTGCTTCACACCCAAAAGACCTCCCGAAAAAGCTCTTTAGTCCAAGAGATTTCTCTCGGCCAGTCTTCATCTGCTCAGGAGTTTTACAAGAAGCCAATTGCTCAAGCTTTTGAGACACCAGCAGATGAGAAGCAAAGTCAGGAGGCCCCTGAGTCCCACGCTCCAGCTGCTCAGGCCCAACAGTCAGTGTCCCCCGAGAGTGCACCCCTCCCCCGCTCCGGAGAAGAGAGGTCGTCCTGTCTAGTGCAGAACCAGACACCAGCCATCTGA
- the LOC118928540 gene encoding uncharacterized protein LOC118928540 isoform X1 → MELSRTSVVKTERRPGLGRCKHFFWLGVVFDTVGATVLFTGVFADLLFSDLLLYLGSIIIFLSLLWWIFWYTGNIELTTEETLKGPLRVPSARPLEALTQSVSHRFFTIGNVPTTLLRMRQQRRRRRFLQRTASLSMTVSGQVERQMEKEDQDRNGMKSVQESGDAQEICREGLSPKPKAVKSSEGIPTPGPGDCPLGPEAGLPMFIKRPPTHLVQPEFTSSSLDQPLHPAILVSKSQPLVSLASRSQFPPITCVSTGQFAVPLFSRSQPLDILTSKTAVSPASQSHLVPVAPVSHPLVPVASESHLLVPVASQSHPLVPVASQSHPFITVASQSHLVVQVASQSHPLVPVATQSQLQNLSQASQTQLPPVQASQAQALATPPSVIHLLPTQSFQTQSVSPFFPPAVQNLQTLLHTQKTSRKSSLVQEISLGQSSSAQEFYKKPIAQAFETPADEKQSQEAPESHAPAAQAQQSVSPESAPLPRSGEERSSCLVQNQTPAI, encoded by the coding sequence CTTTTGGCTGGGCGTCGTCTTCGACACGGTGGGTGCGACCGTGCTGTTCACCGGCGTCTTCGCCGACCTGCTCTTCAGCGACCTGCTGCTCTACCTGGGCTCCATAATCATCTTCCTCAGCCTCCTCTGGTGGATCTTCTGGTACACCGGCAACATCGAGCTGACTACTGAAGAGACCTTGAAGGGGCCCTTACGCGTGCCCTCGGCCAGACCGTTGGAAGCCCTGACCCAGTCCGTCAGCCACCGCTTCTTCACCATCGGCAACGTTCCCACCACCCTCCTGCGGATGCGGCAGCAGCGCCGCCGCCGGCGGTTCCTTCAAAGGACTGCTTCTCTGAGTATGACGGTCTCGGGCCAGGTGGAAAGACAGATGGAAAAGGAGGACCAGGACAGAAACGGAATGAAGAGTGTCCAGGAGAGCGGTGACGCCCAAGAAATTTGCAGAGAGGGTCTGAGCCCCAAACCTAAAGCCGTCAAAAGTTCAGAGGGAATTCCCACCCCAGGCCCTGGTGATTGTCCTCTGGGCCCTGAGGCTGGTCTGCCAATGTTTATTAAACGACCACCGACACATCTGGTGCAGCCTGAGTTCACGTCATCTTCTCTGGACCAGCCTCTGCATCCAGCCATCCTCGTTTCTAAGAGTCAGCCTCTAGTTTCTTTGGCCTCTAGGAGCCAGTTTCCTCCCATCACTTGTGTTTCTACAGGTCAGTTTGCTGTTCCCTTATTCTCTAGGAGTCAGCCTCTGGACATCCTTACCTCCAAGACTGCAGTGTCCCCAGCCTCACAGAGCCACCTTGTGCCTGTGGCCCCTGTGAGCCACCCCTTGGTACCTGTGGCCTCTGAGAGCCACCTCTTGGTGCCTGTGGCCTCTCAAAGCCACCCCTTGGTACCTGTGGCCTCTCAGAGCCACCCCTTCATAACTGTGGCCTCTCAGAGCCACCTCGTGGTGCAAGTGGCCTCTCAGAGCCACCCCTTGGTGCCTGTGGCTACACAGAGCCAGCTCCAGAATCTTTCTCAGGCCTCTCAAACTCAGCTGCCACCTGTTCAGGCTTCCCAAGCCCAGGCTCTGGCCACCCCGCCTTCTGTGATCCATCTTCTGCCCACCCAGTCTTTTCAGACCCAGTCTGTGAGCCCATTCTTTCCTCCAGCTGTCCAGAACTTGCAGACTCTGCTTCACACCCAAAAGACCTCCCGAAAAAGCTCTTTAGTCCAAGAGATTTCTCTCGGCCAGTCTTCATCTGCTCAGGAGTTTTACAAGAAGCCAATTGCTCAAGCTTTTGAGACACCAGCAGATGAGAAGCAAAGTCAGGAGGCCCCTGAGTCCCACGCTCCAGCTGCTCAGGCCCAACAGTCAGTGTCCCCCGAGAGTGCACCCCTCCCCCGCTCCGGAGAAGAGAGGTCGTCCTGTCTAGTGCAGAACCAGACACCAGCCATCTGA